The following nucleotide sequence is from Geotrypetes seraphini chromosome 10, aGeoSer1.1, whole genome shotgun sequence.
ttcccctgtgcccatctccctgccttcatcatctcaccattctatgtaCCCCTCCTCCTGTGTACGGCATCACccctctatatccctatgccccGCCTGtccatgagttgagtctctttcatttgaaaggaagtgttggaatgagagggcataggatgaagttaagaggtgataggctccagagtaatcaaaggaaatacttttttacacaaAGGAAATATTaccatggaacagtctcccttaagaagtggtggagacaaagactgtgtctgaattcaagaaggcctgggataggcacatgggatctctcagagagagaaagagataatggttactatggatgggcagactagatggtccatttggcctttatttgccatcatgtttctgtgttactaTTCTCCCAAATGTCTAGCCATCTACTCTCtctgtccatataccctcccatgtctagcattacccctttgtgtccatataccacccccatgcagaTGCAGCATTCCCATTTTTGTCCctattcctatgctcccatccatgcccactatcttccctctttttgtaaatctccctgtgtccagcttctctcctctcttactcccttacacaccaatgtgtctctcacactctctctttccttcttccctctgCTATGTTCAATATGTCACTTACTCTTCCTTTATCCCCTTGGtttagcttttctctttccctttccttctctctcttccttgctGCAGGTCCTGCTTTAATTTCTGCTTTAATTCACATAAGGTTTCTGCTTCATTTTGGTGTGTCTTAGTTTCATTTCAGATGATCTATGCTGTGATATGAAGATTGCTGATATGAAGATAATTTATTGTCTGTTGTGTACTTTGCTTGCAGTCTACTCTTGGAGATCAGACTTCACTCGCTGGCCTAGTCAGTAGAATTATAAATATGGCAGATGTGAATGAGGATGGAAAAGTGTCTCTGGCAGAAGCCAAATCTATTTGGGCTTTGCTTCAGCTCAATGAGTTTTTGCTGATCCTTTCTTTACATGAGAAAGAACACACATCTAAACTGCTTGGTCACTGTGGGGACCTTTATGTCACAGAGAAGATTACCCACAATTCTCTGTATGGTACAGAAATTCCTCGCTTTCTCCAGCCATTGTTGCCTTCACCAGTGCATAGACTAATTCACCAGTGGTTTGCCCCAGCATGGCCCAGGAGAGCCAAGATTGCCATTGGTCTTTTAGAGTTTGTGGAAGAAATATTTCACGGTACTTATGGAAACTTTTTCATCTGTGAGACCAGCTTCGAGAACATTGGCTACAATGAAAAATATGACTTCAAAATGATTGACCTGCGAAAGGTTGCTACCGAAATGTCAATCAGAGGTTTTCTAAAGGGTCGTCACTGTGAACAGAACGTAGACTGTACCTATGCGAAAGACTGTATGGCCACCTGTGACAAACTCCTCAAGCAGTGCAAGGCTGACATGATCCAGCCAAACTTGGCTAAAGTCTGTGGACTCTTGCAAGACTACTTATTATATGGAGCTCCATCAGACTTAAAGCAAGAGCTTCAGAAACAGCTGCGAACTTGTACGACCCTTAGTGGCCTGGCCAGTCAAATGGAAGTACACCATTCCCTCGTGTTAAACAATCTTAAAACCTTGCTGTGGAAGAAAATTTCAAATACCAAATATTCCTAGAAGGATGTTTAAAACAGAGTCATGAGGTCTAGCTGCCCTCCTCCAGGTTAAAATGCACCTGTGCCTATAGGTGATTTTCTATTTTCTTCAGTGGCTGTGAAAGTCAACCTGCAGGGAGCTCAGGTAGTCCCTGCACCCTTCAGTATTCATGAAATTGCATACTTGGTGCACTGCAAAATTAATCACTGGAAGACTGATAGGTaggaacacacagaacagagaatcCCATCAAGACAAGGAGGGCAAGATCTTCTTAAGAGACAAAGCAAGGAGCCTAATTGGTCATCAGGTGGCACTTGTTCCTAGTGA
It contains:
- the DIPK1B gene encoding divergent protein kinase domain 1B isoform X1; this encodes MRRLRRSVHLVLFCPLSKGLQSRLPGIKVKYLFLVWLGIFVGSWVVYMHYSSYSELCRGHVCQMFICDQYKKGIISGSACKDLCEDRTLLFQQCLSSSPTHQVYSGVWRDRHVIIKCGREETLKIENNPDSVPRRELVLFDKPARGTSMDEFKEMLLGFLKSTLGDQTSLAGLVSRIINMADVNEDGKVSLAEAKSIWALLQLNEFLLILSLHEKEHTSKLLGHCGDLYVTEKITHNSLYGTEIPRFLQPLLPSPVHRLIHQWFAPAWPRRAKIAIGLLEFVEEIFHGTYGNFFICETSFENIGYNEKYDFKMIDLRKVATEMSIRGFLKGRHCEQNVDCTYAKDCMATCDKLLKQCKADMIQPNLAKVCGLLQDYLLYGAPSDLKQELQKQLRTCTTLSGLASQMEVHHSLVLNNLKTLLWKKISNTKYS
- the DIPK1B gene encoding divergent protein kinase domain 1B isoform X2, with translation MAPQSRLPGIKVKYLFLVWLGIFVGSWVVYMHYSSYSELCRGHVCQMFICDQYKKGIISGSACKDLCEDRTLLFQQCLSSSPTHQVYSGVWRDRHVIIKCGREETLKIENNPDSVPRRELVLFDKPARGTSMDEFKEMLLGFLKSTLGDQTSLAGLVSRIINMADVNEDGKVSLAEAKSIWALLQLNEFLLILSLHEKEHTSKLLGHCGDLYVTEKITHNSLYGTEIPRFLQPLLPSPVHRLIHQWFAPAWPRRAKIAIGLLEFVEEIFHGTYGNFFICETSFENIGYNEKYDFKMIDLRKVATEMSIRGFLKGRHCEQNVDCTYAKDCMATCDKLLKQCKADMIQPNLAKVCGLLQDYLLYGAPSDLKQELQKQLRTCTTLSGLASQMEVHHSLVLNNLKTLLWKKISNTKYS